A region of Pyxidicoccus parkwaysis DNA encodes the following proteins:
- a CDS encoding RluA family pseudouridine synthase has product MAQQKVQVPREAAGERLDRFLTKHVPGFTPERARALIDSGAVRIRGKKCQPTRKLWGGEEIEIERPEPRAAPAASSDGPTLPVLHDDAALVIVDKPSGLVVEPEGRMQSVVGLLAAQRPPFDVEGLAQPGVVHRLDRETSGCLAFARTDAAAAAMLRAFQEKQVDKRYWTLVLGNPPEQGRLEGPYSRDPKDPRRFTTRVPSARRAALSFEVRERFPGAALLEVDLDTGRTHQIRVQLSEAGFPVLGDSLYGTEAARAHPAASALGRQALHAFRLEIPSPDSGRMVRVEAPMPEDFERALKVLRG; this is encoded by the coding sequence ATGGCGCAGCAGAAGGTCCAGGTCCCCCGCGAGGCCGCCGGTGAGCGGCTCGACCGTTTCCTCACGAAGCACGTGCCGGGCTTCACGCCGGAGCGGGCGCGGGCGCTCATCGACTCGGGCGCGGTGCGCATCCGGGGCAAGAAGTGCCAGCCCACGCGCAAGCTGTGGGGCGGAGAGGAAATCGAAATCGAGCGGCCGGAGCCCCGCGCCGCGCCCGCTGCTTCCTCCGATGGGCCCACGCTGCCGGTGCTCCATGACGACGCGGCCCTGGTCATCGTGGACAAGCCTTCAGGGTTGGTCGTGGAGCCGGAGGGGCGCATGCAGTCCGTGGTGGGGTTGCTCGCCGCGCAGCGGCCTCCGTTCGACGTGGAGGGACTGGCGCAGCCCGGCGTGGTGCACCGGTTGGACCGCGAGACGAGCGGCTGTCTCGCCTTCGCGCGCACGGACGCGGCGGCGGCGGCGATGCTGCGTGCGTTCCAGGAGAAGCAGGTCGACAAGCGCTACTGGACGCTCGTCCTCGGCAATCCGCCCGAGCAGGGCCGGCTCGAAGGTCCGTATTCGAGGGACCCGAAGGACCCGCGTCGCTTCACCACCCGCGTGCCATCCGCGCGCCGTGCCGCGCTCTCCTTCGAGGTGCGGGAGCGATTTCCCGGCGCCGCGCTGCTGGAGGTGGACCTGGACACGGGCCGCACGCACCAGATTCGCGTGCAGCTCTCCGAGGCTGGCTTCCCCGTGCTCGGAGATTCGCTCTACGGCACCGAGGCGGCGCGCGCGCATCCCGCCGCGAGCGCACTGGGCCGGCAGGCGTTGCACGCGTTCCGCCTGGAGATTCCGAGCCCCGACTCGGGCCGCATGGTGCGCGTGGAGGCGCCAATGCCCGAGGACTTCGAGCGCGCGTTGAAGGTGCTGCGCGGGTGA
- a CDS encoding ChaN family lipoprotein: MRTSLVVCVLFLVTSCARSGATRPDVPVEAQPPQEHGSATRLDAVSGDEVLPDGWSSPLYRDHPLTGRIWDVKGGRFVNEAELLKALGAARFVVLGERHDQTDHHRLQAKLVQSLARGGKKPALAFEMLDVSQQPAVDASLARAPKDADALALAVDWAHSGWPDWTLYRPVFAAGLEAGLPVVAANLPRTQVRDLVKRGPEALPPELRTRLELDTPLPEDVARVMREEQDQAHCGQLPSEMLGPMVQAQRARDAMLADRLLTADTGDGGILITGNGHARTDRGVPSYLIRRAPGKPVVSVGLLEVSPESPTPKDYAASFTANALPFDYVWFTPAVPQEDPCAPLRQRSR, from the coding sequence ATGCGTACGTCCCTCGTCGTTTGCGTGCTGTTCCTCGTTACGAGTTGTGCGCGCTCCGGCGCCACGCGCCCCGATGTTCCGGTGGAGGCCCAACCTCCGCAGGAGCACGGCAGTGCCACGCGCCTCGATGCTGTATCTGGAGACGAGGTCCTTCCTGATGGCTGGTCCTCGCCGCTGTATCGAGACCATCCGCTCACCGGACGCATCTGGGACGTCAAGGGCGGCCGCTTCGTGAACGAGGCGGAGTTGCTGAAAGCGCTCGGCGCGGCGCGCTTCGTCGTGCTGGGCGAGCGGCATGACCAGACGGACCATCACCGGCTCCAGGCGAAGCTGGTGCAGTCGCTGGCGCGTGGCGGCAAGAAGCCGGCACTGGCCTTCGAGATGTTGGACGTGTCGCAGCAGCCCGCGGTGGATGCGTCGCTTGCTCGCGCGCCGAAGGACGCGGATGCCCTCGCGCTCGCGGTGGACTGGGCGCACAGTGGATGGCCGGACTGGACGCTCTACCGTCCCGTGTTCGCGGCGGGCCTGGAGGCGGGCCTGCCCGTGGTCGCCGCGAACCTTCCACGCACACAGGTGCGCGACCTCGTGAAGCGGGGACCGGAGGCATTGCCGCCCGAGCTACGGACGCGGCTGGAGCTGGACACGCCATTGCCCGAGGACGTCGCGCGAGTCATGCGCGAGGAGCAGGACCAGGCGCACTGCGGACAGCTTCCCTCCGAGATGCTCGGGCCCATGGTGCAGGCACAGCGCGCTCGGGATGCGATGCTCGCGGACCGGCTGCTCACGGCGGACACGGGCGATGGCGGAATCCTCATCACCGGCAACGGGCATGCCCGGACGGACCGGGGCGTTCCCTCGTATTTGATTCGCCGCGCCCCCGGGAAGCCGGTCGTCTCCGTGGGCCTGCTGGAGGTGTCTCCGGAGTCACCCACGCCGAAGGACTACGCGGCGTCCTTCACCGCGAACGCCCTGCCCTTCGACTACGTGTGGTTCACCCCGGCCGTACCGCAGGAGGACCCGTGCGCTCCGCTGCGGCAGCGTTCGCGCTGA
- a CDS encoding alpha/beta hydrolase: MRIARSIRSSWGIEVSRTNSIRWMGGKPNSYSAFMTKNRIRAFVLGAVLLPLVGVAWKAHAADVAGSHKAGDIVLETGSGKTPEGETVPFEIGTLFVPENRAAPRSRLIGVGFARIRAASPTAGPPVFLLPGGPGASALNAFTDSDAASQRQLANFVRFSAAGDLVVLDQRGYSKRGEVLEAAAPEQPLEQPRTLAADAADMVKVAKAAIAAHPDKDLAGYTIIQCAEDVNDLRRALGYEQISLYGNSFGSQWSFAVMRLHPEIVARAQLGGVEPLDYAYDMPSHVLAALQRIAWDADRDPGLAPYLPKGGVMEALRVVRDRFASGPIKVRGKDETTGKPRTVALGLQDLQDSLLMSPDVWPAFVLSLYYRHYDDWARQVIKQRTNPAQPVKLIGPLIDSSLGVSSAREHLLRTDPGTAFIGMGNFDSNIASAPIWPGPDAGDAFRLAVPSSIPVLFLHGDWDTSTPIENTLNILPYFPNGRAILVHRGTHGLRPDLREQHPEVWAQTIEFLRTGDTRNLPVSVTLRAPVFQRPSFPAPARRLEAR, translated from the coding sequence GTGAGAATCGCGCGATCGATTCGGTCGAGCTGGGGCATCGAGGTCTCCCGGACGAATTCCATTCGATGGATGGGCGGCAAACCGAACTCCTATTCTGCGTTCATGACAAAGAACAGAATCCGTGCGTTCGTCTTGGGTGCAGTGCTTCTCCCTCTGGTGGGTGTCGCCTGGAAAGCCCACGCCGCGGATGTGGCCGGCTCTCACAAGGCCGGGGACATCGTGCTGGAGACCGGCTCCGGGAAGACCCCAGAGGGTGAGACGGTTCCATTCGAGATCGGCACCTTGTTCGTTCCGGAAAACCGGGCGGCGCCTCGTAGCCGGCTCATCGGCGTGGGTTTCGCCCGCATCCGGGCGGCGAGCCCCACTGCAGGCCCACCGGTATTCCTTCTGCCCGGCGGTCCCGGCGCCAGCGCTCTCAATGCCTTTACCGACAGCGATGCTGCTTCGCAGCGTCAGTTGGCGAATTTCGTCAGGTTCAGCGCAGCGGGCGACCTGGTGGTGCTCGATCAGCGCGGCTATTCGAAGCGCGGCGAAGTCTTGGAAGCCGCGGCTCCGGAGCAGCCACTGGAGCAGCCGCGAACCCTGGCCGCGGATGCTGCCGACATGGTGAAGGTGGCCAAGGCCGCGATTGCGGCCCACCCCGACAAGGATCTCGCCGGGTACACCATCATCCAATGCGCCGAGGACGTGAACGACCTGCGGCGGGCGCTCGGTTACGAGCAGATCTCCCTGTACGGCAACAGCTTCGGATCGCAGTGGAGCTTCGCGGTGATGCGGCTTCACCCGGAGATCGTGGCGCGAGCGCAGCTCGGGGGCGTGGAGCCACTCGACTACGCCTATGACATGCCGTCGCACGTCCTCGCCGCGCTGCAGCGGATTGCCTGGGATGCGGATCGGGATCCCGGACTTGCGCCCTACCTGCCCAAGGGCGGAGTGATGGAGGCGCTGCGCGTGGTTCGCGACCGCTTCGCCAGCGGGCCCATCAAGGTCAGGGGCAAGGATGAGACGACGGGCAAGCCCCGGACCGTCGCGCTCGGGCTGCAGGATCTCCAGGACTCACTTCTCATGTCACCGGACGTCTGGCCGGCTTTTGTCCTCTCCCTCTACTACCGCCACTACGACGACTGGGCGCGGCAGGTCATCAAGCAGCGGACGAACCCCGCGCAGCCGGTCAAGCTCATTGGCCCGCTGATCGACAGCAGCCTGGGGGTGTCGTCCGCGCGTGAACACCTCCTGCGGACGGACCCAGGCACTGCCTTCATAGGCATGGGGAACTTCGATTCCAACATCGCCTCCGCGCCGATCTGGCCGGGGCCGGACGCTGGCGACGCATTCAGGCTCGCGGTTCCGAGCTCGATTCCCGTGCTGTTCCTCCATGGGGACTGGGACACGTCCACGCCCATCGAGAACACGTTGAACATCCTGCCCTACTTCCCCAACGGCCGAGCGATCCTGGTTCACCGAGGCACTCACGGCCTTCGCCCCGACCTGCGCGAACAGCATCCAGAGGTCTGGGCGCAGACCATCGAGTTCCTCAGAACCGGGGACACACGAAACCTTCCGGTCAGCGTGACGCTGCGCGCTCCTGTGTTCCAGCGGCCATCGTTCCCGGCGCCCGCCCGAAGGCTGGAAGCGCGTTGA
- a CDS encoding Lrp/AsnC family transcriptional regulator — MPQLDRIDRAILTALQNNARLSNKELAAQVRLAPSSCLMPAGAHRRPAPPPRR, encoded by the coding sequence ATGCCCCAGCTCGACCGAATCGATCGCGCGATTCTCACCGCCCTCCAGAACAATGCTCGGCTGTCCAACAAGGAACTGGCCGCGCAGGTGAGGCTCGCCCCCTCGTCGTGCCTGATGCCTGCAGGCGCTCATCGCCGTCCAGCTCCGCCTCCACGTCGGTGA
- the ltrA gene encoding group II intron reverse transcriptase/maturase produces MLENREVPRPPAADGAAGRTGKADGRTPVMHGRGKSDRPVVPTKSPNKAGKPAAEAAEGRGLAKGNTDQQNAPRTQSRAHGAPSALDRVREAARKDRKAKFTTLLHHVTVERLSAAFHALSRSAAPGVDGVTWEQYAGNLEANVRDLHTRLHRGAYRARPSRRAYIPKADGRQRPLGIAALEDKLVQRAVVEVLNAIYETDFLGFSYGFRPGRSQHQALDALSAGIYLKKVNWVLDADIRGFFDAIDHGWMRKFLEHRIGDTRLLRLVQKWLAAGVMEDGKWTRSKEGTPQGATVSPLLANLYLHYVLDLWSQRWRKQVARGEVILVRYADDFVVGFQHRSDAERYWRELRERLRGFALELHPEKTRLIEFGLYAAERRRERSQGRPETFNFLGFTHICARTRTGRFLLKRRTMRKRMRDKLREVKIELQQRRHQPLPAQGQWLGSVVRGYFAYHAVPSNVHALQAFRTQVTRHWLHALRRRSQRDRMTWERMRELSGRWLPMPRILHPWPIERFRVRTQGKSPVR; encoded by the coding sequence ATGCTCGAGAACCGGGAGGTCCCTCGACCGCCCGCGGCGGATGGCGCCGCGGGCCGCACCGGAAAGGCCGATGGCCGTACACCGGTGATGCACGGGCGAGGGAAGTCGGACAGGCCCGTAGTACCGACGAAGTCGCCGAACAAGGCCGGGAAACCGGCGGCGGAGGCGGCGGAGGGAAGGGGCCTGGCCAAGGGCAACACGGACCAGCAAAACGCGCCCCGGACACAGAGCCGGGCTCATGGCGCGCCCAGTGCGCTGGACCGTGTACGTGAAGCAGCCAGAAAGGACAGGAAGGCGAAGTTCACCACGCTTCTGCACCACGTCACCGTCGAGCGGCTGTCTGCCGCTTTCCATGCCCTGAGCCGAAGTGCGGCCCCGGGTGTCGATGGTGTTACGTGGGAGCAGTACGCGGGCAATCTCGAAGCCAACGTTCGGGACTTGCACACGCGGCTGCACAGAGGCGCGTACCGGGCGAGACCCTCACGCAGGGCGTACATCCCGAAGGCGGACGGGCGGCAGAGACCGCTCGGCATTGCAGCTCTGGAAGACAAGCTCGTCCAGAGAGCCGTCGTCGAGGTGCTCAATGCCATCTACGAGACGGACTTTCTCGGCTTCTCGTACGGGTTCCGGCCGGGACGCAGCCAGCATCAAGCGCTGGATGCGCTCTCGGCCGGCATCTACCTGAAGAAGGTGAACTGGGTGCTCGACGCAGACATCCGGGGATTCTTCGATGCCATCGACCACGGGTGGATGAGGAAGTTCCTCGAGCACCGAATCGGGGACACGAGGCTCTTGCGGCTGGTGCAGAAATGGCTGGCGGCAGGAGTCATGGAGGACGGGAAGTGGACGCGGAGCAAGGAAGGAACACCTCAGGGCGCGACCGTGTCGCCCCTGCTGGCGAACCTTTACCTGCACTACGTCCTCGACCTGTGGAGCCAACGATGGAGGAAGCAGGTTGCGCGCGGAGAAGTCATCCTCGTGCGTTACGCAGACGACTTCGTCGTGGGATTCCAGCATCGCTCGGACGCTGAGCGCTACTGGCGCGAGCTGCGCGAGAGGTTGCGTGGCTTCGCGCTGGAGCTGCACCCTGAGAAGACGCGACTCATCGAGTTCGGGCTCTATGCAGCCGAGCGCCGACGGGAACGCAGCCAGGGCAGGCCGGAGACCTTCAACTTCCTGGGCTTCACGCACATCTGCGCGAGGACCCGGACGGGGAGATTCCTGCTGAAGCGCCGGACGATGCGCAAACGGATGCGGGACAAGCTGCGCGAGGTGAAGATCGAGTTGCAGCAGCGCCGGCATCAGCCTCTTCCAGCCCAAGGACAGTGGCTCGGCAGCGTGGTGAGGGGCTACTTCGCCTACCACGCGGTACCGAGCAACGTGCATGCTCTCCAGGCGTTCCGGACGCAGGTCACGCGGCACTGGCTACATGCCTTGCGCCGCCGCAGCCAGCGGGACCGGATGACCTGGGAGAGAATGCGCGAGCTGTCCGGACGCTGGCTCCCAATGCCCCGGATTCTGCATCCCTGGCCCATCGAGCGCTTCCGCGTCAGGACCCAAGGCAAGAGCCCAGTGCGTTAG
- a CDS encoding DUF3142 domain-containing protein: protein MTSPEHLRRRTSQAWAWVLLVLGLACSRGAPAPLTHEAYVWQRDWSPELSDALLHVPRELGALRVLARELSGPKRTPVGVAVDVEALAHSGHEVVAVLRVDGTAPLDGVSLQEVAAHARAWKARGVRVRGIEVDHDCATSSLAGYADWLERERALVKDLSLSITALPTWATSPDVKRLTSLADDVVLQVHAVRAPTLFTPEDARDYVESWSRATGRSFRVALPTYRVQLRDGTRLSSEPKDVSRFIAGLRERPVRGVTGVLWFRLGHRADLDAWSLPTLEAVVRGEPLAPSLTPRLVDAGGGTRDIVIENTGRVDADAPARLTLSGNLEVLDGVGGYAPHGTSLVARTPPRLRAGERRVVGFVRGTEVSLVVP, encoded by the coding sequence ATGACCTCTCCCGAGCATCTCCGGCGACGCACCTCCCAGGCCTGGGCGTGGGTGCTGCTCGTGCTCGGGCTTGCGTGCTCGCGCGGTGCTCCGGCGCCCCTCACGCACGAGGCCTATGTGTGGCAGCGGGACTGGAGCCCGGAACTGAGCGACGCGCTCCTCCACGTGCCTCGGGAGCTTGGCGCGCTGCGCGTCCTGGCGCGCGAGCTGTCCGGTCCCAAGCGCACACCCGTGGGCGTGGCGGTGGACGTGGAGGCTCTGGCCCACTCCGGCCACGAGGTCGTCGCGGTGCTGCGCGTGGACGGCACCGCGCCGCTCGACGGCGTCTCACTCCAGGAGGTCGCCGCGCACGCACGCGCCTGGAAGGCTCGCGGCGTCCGCGTGCGAGGCATCGAGGTGGACCACGACTGCGCCACCTCCTCGCTGGCCGGCTACGCGGACTGGCTGGAGCGTGAGCGGGCGCTCGTGAAGGACCTGTCGCTCTCCATCACCGCCCTGCCCACCTGGGCCACGTCGCCGGACGTGAAGCGGCTCACCTCCCTTGCCGACGACGTCGTCCTCCAGGTCCACGCGGTGCGCGCGCCCACCCTCTTCACTCCGGAAGACGCGCGCGACTACGTCGAGTCCTGGTCCAGGGCCACGGGCCGCTCCTTCCGCGTCGCCCTGCCCACGTACCGCGTGCAGCTGCGCGACGGGACGCGCCTGTCCTCGGAGCCGAAAGACGTCTCCCGCTTCATTGCCGGGTTGCGCGAGCGCCCCGTGCGCGGCGTGACGGGCGTCCTCTGGTTCCGGCTCGGCCACCGCGCCGACCTGGACGCGTGGAGCCTGCCCACGCTGGAGGCCGTGGTGCGCGGCGAGCCGCTGGCACCGAGCCTCACGCCCCGGCTCGTCGACGCGGGCGGCGGCACGCGCGACATCGTCATCGAGAACACCGGCCGCGTGGACGCGGATGCGCCCGCGCGCCTCACCCTTTCTGGAAACCTGGAGGTCCTGGACGGCGTGGGCGGTTATGCCCCGCACGGGACTTCCCTCGTGGCGCGCACGCCTCCCCGCCTGCGCGCCGGCGAGCGCCGCGTCGTCGGCTTCGTGCGGGGAACCGAGGTGTCCCTTGTCGTGCCGTAG
- a CDS encoding LysR family transcriptional regulator — translation MPILDGELLQAFAAFAETRNFTKAAARVGLSQPALFERVRRLSDDVGAALYERDGRDIHLTKTGARVAAFAREQLERSQSFLDDLRGEARRESVVLAAGEGTYLFLLGPLLERFARDEGAESLHLLTRGAPSAAAAVLEGAAHLAVGVLDLVPDGLVTRDLLRTPLCVAMAQTHPLASRRTVRLSDLARERLILTPSGQSHRDFVGRAFSGSGHEVRAPLEADGWPLMLHFAALGLGVAIVNGICVLPPGVVSRPVPELGGVTYRVMWRRDAALPPVADRLRERILALAKSETPHGPPDRKPTRSGTARPAKR, via the coding sequence ATGCCGATACTGGATGGAGAGCTGCTCCAGGCCTTCGCCGCCTTCGCGGAGACGCGGAACTTCACGAAGGCCGCGGCCCGCGTCGGCCTCTCGCAGCCTGCGCTCTTCGAGCGGGTGCGGCGGCTGTCGGACGACGTCGGCGCGGCCCTCTACGAGCGCGACGGCCGCGACATCCATCTCACGAAGACAGGGGCACGCGTCGCGGCCTTCGCCCGGGAGCAGCTCGAGCGCTCACAGTCCTTCCTCGACGACCTGCGTGGAGAAGCGCGGCGCGAGTCCGTGGTGCTGGCCGCCGGAGAGGGCACGTACCTCTTCCTGCTCGGCCCGCTCCTGGAGCGCTTCGCGCGGGACGAGGGAGCGGAGTCCCTCCACCTGCTCACGCGCGGCGCGCCGAGCGCGGCGGCGGCCGTCCTCGAAGGCGCGGCGCACCTCGCGGTGGGGGTGCTGGACCTCGTCCCGGATGGGCTCGTCACCCGGGACCTGCTGCGCACGCCGCTCTGCGTGGCGATGGCGCAAACGCATCCCCTGGCCAGCCGGCGCACGGTGCGGCTGTCGGACCTGGCCCGCGAGCGGCTCATCCTCACGCCGTCCGGCCAGTCCCACCGCGACTTCGTCGGCCGCGCCTTCAGCGGCTCCGGCCACGAGGTACGGGCGCCGCTCGAAGCGGATGGCTGGCCGCTGATGCTCCACTTCGCGGCGCTCGGGCTCGGCGTGGCCATCGTCAACGGCATCTGCGTCCTGCCTCCCGGTGTCGTGTCCCGCCCCGTTCCGGAATTGGGCGGAGTGACCTACCGGGTGATGTGGCGCAGGGATGCCGCCCTTCCTCCCGTGGCGGACCGGCTGCGCGAGCGCATCCTCGCGCTGGCGAAGTCCGAGACGCCTCATGGCCCTCCAGACCGGAAGCCCACCCGGAGCGGAACGGCGCGGCCCGCGAAAAGGTGA
- a CDS encoding ferritin family protein: MAAKPKPSRDSLRWWEETRSDSEHLVDWLLDQYRGEVTAAGRIEHLRDAYARPGSRAHRVLTVIAGQERRHADWVAGLLIARGLEPEVRGEPEARYWARTLPGIADLETGCAVGAHAERMRLERIEVIAADTSAPPDIRDVFIRILVEERFHERAFRALATQESLERTREAHALGREVLGLVP; this comes from the coding sequence ATGGCCGCGAAGCCGAAACCGTCCCGAGACTCCCTCCGTTGGTGGGAGGAGACGCGCAGTGACTCCGAGCACCTGGTGGACTGGCTCCTCGACCAGTACCGGGGCGAGGTCACCGCCGCCGGCCGCATCGAGCACCTGCGCGACGCCTACGCGCGGCCGGGCAGCCGGGCCCATCGCGTGCTGACGGTGATTGCCGGCCAGGAGCGGCGACACGCGGACTGGGTGGCCGGGCTCCTGATAGCACGTGGCCTGGAGCCCGAGGTCCGAGGTGAGCCCGAGGCGCGTTACTGGGCCCGCACGCTGCCCGGCATCGCCGACCTGGAGACGGGCTGCGCCGTGGGCGCCCATGCGGAGCGCATGCGCCTGGAGCGAATCGAAGTCATCGCCGCCGACACGAGCGCGCCCCCGGACATCCGCGACGTGTTCATCCGCATCCTCGTCGAGGAGCGCTTCCACGAGCGGGCCTTCCGGGCGCTCGCCACACAGGAGAGCCTGGAGCGCACGCGCGAGGCCCATGCGCTGGGGCGGGAGGTGCTCGGGCTCGTGCCATGA
- a CDS encoding YgiQ family radical SAM protein produces MPPPSRYAHPFLPITRADMQARGWEQCDIIIVTGDAYVDHPAFGPVLIARFLEGRGFKVGLIPQPDWHSAEPFKALGPPRLFFGVAAGNLDSMLNRLTAQKKNRSEDQYSPGGRTNCRPDRATIVYAQRCREAYPDVPIILGGIEASLRRIAHYDYWSDKVRRSILFDAKADLLVFGMGERPIMEVADRMRRGERIQDIRDVRGTAYTISDEEMRAHEADPAKRAADRKTVVLPPYEKVIADKQAFAVMSRDFQMETNPGNARPLAQRHGNRAIYMNPPALPLEDGVGEAEAGGRSVAMDELYDLPFNRVPHPIYKDEGIPAYETVKHSIVLMRGCFGGCTFCSITEHEGRVIQSRSAESVLREVRALRRMGDFRGTITDLGGPTANMYKLKCKSEDIEKRCRKLSCVHPGVCENLQTDHGPLISLMQEVRKEDGVKHVFIASGVRYDLAERSPEYVKELAAHHVGGQLSVAPEHVSPRVLEKMKKPGIESFERFQNMFACASEEAGKEQYDIPYFISGHPGSTLEDMVDLALWLKKNGKRPRQVQDFIPTPMAMATAMYYSGMDPLKMEPVYTAQGLREKRLQKALLLYWNPEQWPLAREALKLAGRDDLIGRGPHALVPPETPAEAARRQRAEQRDDDDGPREPKSHAPRQHAGPRPAARPGARRPGGPGPRPR; encoded by the coding sequence ATGCCCCCTCCGAGCCGCTACGCCCATCCCTTCCTGCCCATCACCCGCGCCGACATGCAGGCGCGTGGCTGGGAGCAGTGCGACATCATCATCGTCACGGGCGACGCGTACGTGGACCACCCCGCATTCGGCCCGGTCCTCATCGCGCGCTTCCTCGAGGGGCGCGGCTTCAAGGTAGGGCTCATCCCCCAGCCGGACTGGCACTCGGCCGAGCCCTTCAAGGCATTGGGCCCGCCGCGCCTCTTCTTCGGCGTCGCGGCCGGCAACCTGGACTCGATGCTCAACCGGCTGACGGCCCAGAAGAAGAACCGCTCCGAGGACCAGTACAGCCCTGGTGGCCGCACCAACTGCCGGCCGGACCGCGCCACCATCGTCTACGCGCAGCGCTGCCGCGAGGCGTACCCCGACGTGCCCATCATCCTGGGCGGCATCGAGGCCAGCCTCCGCCGCATCGCCCACTACGACTACTGGAGCGACAAGGTGCGCCGCTCCATCCTCTTCGACGCCAAGGCGGACCTGCTCGTCTTCGGCATGGGCGAGCGCCCCATCATGGAAGTGGCGGACCGCATGCGCCGGGGCGAGCGCATCCAGGACATCCGCGACGTGCGCGGCACCGCGTACACCATCAGCGACGAGGAGATGCGCGCACACGAGGCGGACCCGGCCAAGCGCGCCGCGGACCGCAAGACGGTGGTGCTGCCCCCGTACGAGAAGGTCATCGCGGACAAGCAGGCCTTCGCGGTGATGAGCCGCGACTTCCAGATGGAGACCAACCCGGGCAACGCGCGTCCCCTCGCGCAGCGCCACGGCAACCGCGCCATCTACATGAACCCGCCCGCGCTCCCGCTGGAGGACGGCGTGGGCGAGGCCGAGGCGGGTGGACGCTCGGTGGCGATGGACGAGCTGTATGACTTGCCCTTCAACCGCGTCCCGCACCCCATCTACAAGGACGAGGGCATCCCCGCGTACGAGACGGTGAAGCACTCCATCGTGCTGATGCGCGGGTGCTTCGGCGGCTGCACCTTCTGCTCGATTACGGAGCACGAGGGCCGCGTCATCCAGAGCCGCTCCGCGGAGAGCGTGCTGCGCGAGGTGCGCGCGCTGCGGCGCATGGGTGACTTCCGCGGGACGATTACGGACCTCGGCGGCCCCACCGCCAACATGTACAAGCTCAAGTGCAAGAGCGAGGACATCGAGAAGCGCTGCCGCAAGCTGTCCTGCGTGCACCCGGGCGTCTGCGAAAACCTCCAGACGGACCATGGGCCGCTCATCAGCCTGATGCAGGAGGTCCGCAAGGAGGACGGCGTCAAGCACGTCTTCATCGCCAGCGGCGTGCGGTACGACCTGGCGGAGCGCTCGCCGGAGTACGTGAAGGAATTGGCCGCGCACCACGTGGGCGGACAGCTCTCCGTGGCGCCCGAGCACGTGTCGCCGCGCGTGCTGGAGAAGATGAAGAAGCCCGGCATCGAGAGCTTCGAGCGCTTCCAGAACATGTTCGCCTGCGCGAGCGAGGAGGCCGGCAAGGAGCAGTACGACATTCCGTACTTCATCAGCGGCCACCCGGGCTCCACGCTGGAGGACATGGTGGACCTGGCGCTGTGGCTGAAGAAGAACGGGAAGCGGCCCCGCCAGGTGCAGGACTTCATCCCCACGCCCATGGCCATGGCCACGGCCATGTACTACTCGGGCATGGACCCGCTGAAGATGGAGCCCGTGTACACGGCGCAGGGCCTGCGCGAGAAGCGGCTCCAGAAGGCGCTGCTCCTCTACTGGAATCCGGAGCAGTGGCCGCTGGCGCGCGAGGCGCTGAAGCTGGCCGGCCGCGACGACCTCATCGGCCGGGGCCCGCACGCGCTGGTGCCACCGGAGACGCCCGCCGAGGCCGCCCGCCGCCAGCGCGCCGAGCAGCGTGATGACGACGACGGGCCGCGCGAGCCGAAGTCGCATGCGCCGCGACAGCACGCGGGTCCGCGTCCGGCGGCACGTCCCGGTGCGCGCCGCCCTGGTGGCCCCGGGCCTCGTCCCCGCTGA
- a CDS encoding EcsC family protein has protein sequence MKEVEDQEQGRKLLTAVERILADTDSLIALSKQHLEKARQKGLPSEDAVRDAAALEVVRHFSNRSAVSGGLAALPGILPGAGTLVAALGGTLADMCFMLKFEVEMALVLSHLHGYDITRDDERQLAFLLASVSTYDAKRESERSTVADLAETQGIAFWKYAPREASKVLVGTMTKIALMSVSKGFFRALPLVGIAVGSSMNKVLTQRVGERCTRELKRRLEVAPPESASVPETPRRKSSRRKSG, from the coding sequence ATGAAGGAAGTCGAGGACCAGGAGCAGGGACGCAAGCTCCTCACGGCCGTCGAGCGCATTCTCGCTGACACCGACAGCCTCATCGCGCTGTCGAAGCAGCACCTGGAGAAGGCGCGGCAGAAGGGCCTCCCCAGCGAGGACGCCGTGCGCGACGCCGCGGCCCTCGAGGTGGTGCGCCACTTCTCCAACCGCTCCGCCGTCTCCGGAGGGCTCGCGGCGCTTCCCGGCATCCTGCCGGGCGCCGGCACGCTGGTGGCCGCGCTGGGCGGGACGCTCGCGGACATGTGCTTCATGCTCAAGTTCGAGGTGGAGATGGCACTCGTGCTCAGCCACCTCCACGGCTACGACATCACCCGCGATGACGAGCGGCAGCTCGCGTTCCTCCTCGCCTCGGTGAGCACCTACGACGCCAAGCGCGAGAGCGAGCGCAGCACGGTGGCTGACCTCGCGGAGACGCAGGGCATCGCCTTCTGGAAGTATGCGCCGCGCGAGGCCTCCAAGGTGCTCGTCGGCACGATGACGAAGATTGCCCTCATGTCCGTGTCCAAGGGCTTCTTCCGCGCACTGCCGCTGGTGGGCATCGCCGTGGGCTCGTCCATGAACAAGGTGCTCACCCAGCGCGTCGGTGAGCGCTGCACGCGCGAGCTGAAGAGGCGTCTCGAGGTGGCCCCGCCCGAGAGCGCTAGCGTCCCGGAGACGCCTCGCCGCAAGTCGTCCCGCCGCAAGTCCGGCTGA